TAAACGTGCTGTCCAATTCAATTGATTTCAACAAATGGGATTCCTTTCGTAAAATTTGATCATTGGGAACCGCGTTTGCCTTTACAAATTCCTGATATGCTGCATAATTTGGAGGAACATGACCATACAAGAAATCCTTGGTCGCAAAATATCCCAAAATCTTTTGCTTCAATTGTTCGATGGGCTCTATGATATTGTTTCGGGTACCATTTATAGGTTTCACCGAATAAAGGACCAAATTATTTCGCGCGTCCACCACATCAGCAACAATGGTAATCTTTTCAGGATTGGTGCTGTAGATTTTTCCTTTAATGAATATACCCGCATTCCTGGAGATTTTTTCACTTTCTTTTTCAGAACTTGCTTTGGAAATTTTTAAATTTTCATCCCGGATCACGTTTGCCTGTTTGGTCTCAATCAAAGCTTGCGTGAGCCAATCCTTTGCCAGCAGACCAAGTGCATCAAATTCAGAATCACCGGTTTGATTTTCAAACGGAAAAATTTGAATTAACTGATACAAAATTTCAGGGTTATTGTTTTTACCTTTAAACTTTTGAAACAAAAAATAAGCTAAAAACAACAACACTATAAATCCCAATGCCCATATATAATATTTTTTATTTTGAGAGGGAGATACGGATGAAATGCCTGAAGTGGTTGAATGATGATACACAGGTATTTCCAAATGAGAACCACTCAGGTAATAAATATTCATGGGAGCATTCACATTTTTTAGTGGAATAGCTCCAAGAAATTTACAATCAAATTCCTTTTTGTTTTTAATTTCAAAATAGACTTTCTCTGAAAAAAGGATGGAGCCAGGTGTACCTACAGATTGAATTCTGGAAGCCAGATTGACCGCATCACCATAGACATCATCATTCTCAGAGATTAATTCGCCGTATTCTATCCCGATCCTGATTTGAAAAAGACCCAGTTTATTCACTTCCGACTGCAATTTTGAGGCGGCAAAAACGGCTTCACTGACCGACTCAAAAAGACACAACAAACCATCCCCAAGTTCTTTGATTATTTTACCCTGATTGGCGCCAACTACTTTTTCGTGAATGGTCTTATTCTTTAACAACAATCCATAGGCTCTTGATTCATCTTTACCCATTAAGGCTGTGTACCCCACGATATCGGAAAAAAGGATGGCTGCAAGTTTTTTATGAAGCATGGCTGAAGATCATGCAAAAATATTCAAAAGTCGGCCATTTCAAAGAGTCATTTTCCAATGGATGCAGCTCAGAACTAAAAAACGGAATATCCATTTTCACCACCAGCCGAAACAAAATAATTGGCTGCAAACTTTAGCGAAACAGTAGCTTTGCCCGCCAATTGGACTTCATGAACAAGGCTTTTGTGTTTATTTTCCTTACAATTCTGATCGATGTGACCGGAATAGGTATCATATTGCCAGTTCTGCCGGAATTAATTCAGGAACTCACGGGAAAAAATCTAAGCGATGCTTCTTCCTATGCTGGATGGATGGCCTCGCTTTATTCTGTTATGATGTTTTTTTTTGCACCCATTATGGGAGGCTTGAGTGACAAATTTGGTAGAAGGCCGGTTTTGCTCTTGGCATTGTTTGGATTTGGTTTGGATTATTTGCTTCAAGGATTTGCTCCCAATATATTCTGGCTCTTTGTTGGAAGGGTTCTCGCTGGTGTAACAGGAGCTTCATATTCTACTGCTGCAGCTTACATTTCTGACCTGAGTGCTCCAGAAAAAAAAGCACAAAATTTTGGACTTATCGGTGCGGCTTTTGGCCTGGGTTTTATCATTGGGCCTCTATTGGGTGCCTTCCTCGGACAGTATGGAACCCGCATTCCATTTTTTGGAGCAGCTGGTCTTGCGATGGTCAATTTAATATTTGGGTATTTTATCCTACCAGAATCTCTCAAACTTGAAAACAGAAGGGCTTTTTCCTGGTCAAGGGCCAATCCGATCGGCACTATAAAAGTATTGACCCGGTATTCAGTATTGCGCAGCTTTGTCCTTGTTTTGTTCCTCATTTATCTGGCACATTATTCTCTTCAATCCACCTGGACTTTTTACACCATGTTCAAATTTAATTGGGGACATGATCAGGTTGGATACTCTCTGGCATTTGTAGGATTGATGATGGCCATTGTGCAGGGAGGACTCAGCCGTATTTTAATTCCAAAACTAGGCCCTCCAAACGCTGTGAGATTGGGCATGTTGATTGCCTTGATCTCCTATGTAGCTTATGCACTTGCTCCTACAGGATTGTATATGTATCTCATCATGGTATTTTTCTCCTTGAGTGGATTGGCCGGACCTTCCATCCAAGGAATGATTGCCAATCAGGTGCCCCCGGACGCCCAGGGCGAATTGCAGGGTGGACTCACCGCTTTAATGAGTATTTCTGCCATCTTTGGCCCATTGTTGATGACCCAACTTTTTCGCTGGGGCTCAGGAGGTAGTTTTGGAATTGTCTTTCCGGGTTTACCTTTTTTGTTTGCCGGGATCCTGGTATTTGTTGCATTCAGACTGGTGCAAACCTCGCTTTCCAAGTTTAGTTCCGGAAAATAAATTGGCTTTTCAAACGGATTATCGCGACTGCTTATCACAGGGATCCATCCGGGACTTTTAAACTTTCTTTTCTATATTTGGGCTTTATTAATTATCATATGAAAATATTTCTTCCTTTCATTGTTGGTTATTTTGCGATTTCATGGCTCTTTTCCCAACCAGACCAGGCGCACCAGTATTGTCATCACGCCTTGCAGGCACAGGTTTTACAAGAACCTTCCAAAGCACAATTGCTCATGATGGAAAATTCCAATCGGAGAAGTGATTCCATCGATGTGCTGAATTATACCATACGGATCGATGTAAGTGATTTTAGAAACAGATTGATCCAGGCCCATACAACTGTGGATTTCAAGACAAAAATTGATCAATTGGAATGGATTACATTGGATCTAAGAAAATTGACCATTGACTCCATTCTTTTTGAAGGTAAGTCTATACCATTCAACTATGACACCGAAATTATTCAAGCATTTTTTGGTGAAAAACTGGCCATTGGTCAGGTAGCGTCCATCGATGTGTTTTACCACGGCACACCGCAGAGAGATCCCGTCTGGGGGGGATTTTATTTTGCAGATCCCTATATCTACAATTTGGGGATCGGTTTATCATCCACTCCACCCAATTTTGGCAAAGTGTGGTATCCCTGTTTTGACAACTTTGTAGAACGCAGTACTTATGAATACATCGTGAGCTCACTTTCTCCAGCAAGGGCGTATTGCGTGGGTACTTTCATTGGTGAAGACTCCTTGACGGGAGGAAAAATAAAACGGCATTATTCGATGACCGACCAAATTCCAACTTATTTGTCCTCCATCGCAGTGTCGGATTATGAACAATACAAGTACACGCATCGCGGGAGTTACGAAGAAGTTCCTGTAGAACTCATTTGCAGAAAACCAGAAATGGAACAAATGAAAACCCAGTTGAATAATTTGCCTGGTGCCATTGACGCTTTTGAGTTTTGGTTTGGACCTTATCGTTTTGAAAGAGCCGGATTTGTTACGACCACGGTCGGCGCCATGGAGCATCCTACCAATACTGCTTATCCTGTTAGTTCGATTGTATCCGGAACCCTGGCTCAAAACGAAAGATTGATGGCACATGAATTTGGACACCAATGGTGGGGAAATCTGACCACCCTGGATGATGCAAGGGATATGTGGATTAAAGAGGGAAATGCAGAATACAGTGCTCATTTGTTTTTTGAACATGTCTATGGCAGGAAAAGATTTTTGGATGTGGTCAAAGACAATCTCGCTTTTATTTTATTTAATGCGCATGTCAACGATGAAGGATTTTTACCACTTTCTCCAATGCCCTATTCGAGAACCTACGGGACCCATACCTATCGAAAAGGAGCGGCCATGATCCACAATCTCAGAACTTATTTGGGAGATAGCATGTACCGCAGAATTTGCCACCAGGTATTTGACAGTCTGACCGGGACTTCCATGAATGCTTACGAATTCAGGGATTTTCTCAACAGACATTCAAACCGGACACTCCATCATTTTTTTGACGACCATATTTTTAACAAAGGTTATTGTACATTTTACCTGGATTCTATTCGCATTACAGAAACAACAGGCCCCAATACTGCTGATATCCTGGTCATTCAAAAAGACTACCACGCAGATCACTTATTTACAGATGCACCGGTTTTTATCAGTGCTTATGATGCACAATTCAGGAGAATTGCACAAAAATACTGGCTGACAGGTCCCGCCAATTGGGTACAGATGGATCTCCCAACCGGCTTTCGTCCAGTTGTTTTCCTGGTCAATGAACAACAAGAACTCAATCTTGCCAGTCTTCAGGACAATGCCTATGTCATAAAAACAGGAGCGGTACCTTTGGTGGCAACTGGTATGTCACCGAATGTGACAGAAATAGGCGATTCGGCTTATATCAACATCGTCCATCATCTGGTGGGACCATCAGAAGGATCTGCACTACCCAATGTTTTTAGGTTAAACAACAGGCACTTTTGGCAAGTCAGCAGCATTGCAAAATCAAATCTTAGCATGTCTGGAAGAATTGAGTTTAATGGAAACAGCGGTGGTCTGGATGAAAACCTCGGCATCGTCTCAGAGGACAGCGTAATTCTGGCGTACAGAAAAAATTGGACCGAACCCTGGAGACAATACAGCAACTACCTTTTGCAAAAACTCACTCCAAACGACAAACGCGGTTTTATCCGCATCGATCGATTGATTCCGGGAGAATACGCCATCGCTTATGGGCATAATTCACTGGTTCACACGAAAGATGATGCCAGGATCCAGTGCAGCATCTATCCCAATCCCACCATTTCACAACTCAACATTGATCTACCAGATTCACATCCGGTAAAATCCATTAAGCTGTATAGTCCAAAAGGTCAACTGGTGATGGAAACTTGTTTGGAGTCAAATATACTACAAAAGCAATTGGATGTCAGCAGATTAGAATGTGGATCTTACGAAGTTTGTCTTGCGGATCTGACTGGACAATGTTTGTCTTGTCAGCAGATCCAACTGATCCATTGATTTGAAATGCCTCTCAATGGGGCAGAATGAGCGACATTGTTAAAATATTTCAGACATTTTACAGTACATTTGGGTGTTTTTTGACTTTATATCAGGATAAATAAAATACTTAATTATGAAAAAATTACTCCTCTTTTCTTTTTTATTCACCTTGCTGGCAGGTTTAAATGCCCAGCCAAATACCAAGGACATCACGGTCTATGGGACTGTATTCAATACTGACAAACAGCCAGTCCCTGATTGGGTGGTACTGATTGGTAATGGAAGGACCACCATTGGTTCCGTGACGGTTAAAACCGCTCCTGATGGAAGCTACAAAGCGAGCATTCAGGTGCCGGCAGATCCCATCCAAACCATTTCCGTAATGGTAAAGGACCCCTGCAAGAATATATTGGTTACACAGAGTTTTAACTCGGATGTATCAAGTTCGAATCATGATTTTATCATTTGTTCCCAGGCTCCTCCACCCAATCCTTGTAGAGTTGCTTTCAAATATGAGCAAACCAAAAATAGTCAAATCCTTACTTTTCATGCGTATCCTGAGCTTAAAGACGCAGAATACTTCTGGGATTTTGGAGATGGAACCACAGGAACCGGTAACCCCGCCAGGCATGAGTACAAAAAAGCCGGTGATTACAAGGTGCTTTTAAGAGTTAAATCTCCGAATTGCGAAGGTTCCTATGGTGCTGGCGTAAAAGTCGAGATGACCACTGCACCACCACCACCTCCTCCTCCATCCACCAGCATAGAAGCAAGATGTTGCGGGGCCATACAGATTCTTTCCACTCCGGTCACTACAAACACCGGGGGCAGTACCTTTAAATTTTATGCCAAAGGCGACTTTCCCTTAGAAGGAGTCAGATGGGATTTTGGGGATGGAAACTTCGGAAGTGGAGCTGAAGTCACCCATACTTATACAACCCCTGGAAAATATAAAGTCACAGCCTATCTGGTAGGAACAGATTGCAAGGTTGAACTATCAGCATGGGTACACGCAGGTAGGACCAATTCCAATCCTTGCAATTTTGATTTTTTCCACAAGACCGATGGTCTGGACGCAAGTTTCGGTTTGAATATCAGAGTTGTTCCGGACAAAATCAATTGGAATTTTGGCGATGGCAATAGCTCCTCGGATTTGAACCCAAAACATACTTATGCAAAATCCGGAGAGTACAAAGTCACGGTAGAAGTGATTATCAACGGACAATACTGCAAAATTGAAAAAACCATCAAGCTGAGCGATGGAGGTAGCGGAAGTCGCTGTCCATTTGATTTCGCATTTAGAAATTCTGGTTTAACCAGCAGATTTTCTCCAATAGTCAGTACCACAAAATATGATAAATTGGAATGGCATTTTGGAGATGGAAATAGCTCTACTGAAGAATTTCCTTCCCATACTTATGCCAGAGCAGGTACATACCAGGTGACATTGGTGGTGTATTATGGCAATGAAGCTTGCAAAATCACCAAAGAAATAAAAATTAGTTCATTGACAGGCGGAGGAGGTGCATCCATTATTGATGTAAGCCCAAATCCTGTCGATGAGGAAATGACCATTCGTGTAAAAAGCGCTGAAAAAATACAGGCTGTTTTGGTCATCTCCGATATGAATGGGCTCAACTTAAAAAAGAAAGCAGTCGAATTGGAACCCGGAGAGAATGTTGTACCCTGGGATACAAATGATCTGCAGCCCGGATATTATATTTTACAATTGTTTGTCGGAAGTGAAGTTGTCAGCAGAGTGAGGTTTCAAAAATCTTAATCCAGGTGTTTTCTTTAGGATCCTGGTGTAAAACAAATGTGCAACAAAGCAAGAATGCTCGATCAAAATTTGAGAAGATGCTAGCATCTAAACTTTCTTTGGCTCACAATCGCAATTGAATTCTGAAGAGAAAATTCTAGGCTCATTTTAAAAATATACCATTAAAAAAGCTGCATCCAGCTTAAAACTTGATGCGGCTTTTTTTTGGGATCAACTTGATTTGATGATTTACAGGATGGATATAGTCCATAGGATGATCCAAAAAATGGATCCATGTTGAAGTTTATTTCCCAACAAGATCCAAAGGAAAACTTTGCAAAATGGAATCGGGTATTTGAGCGCTAAGTGGCATCAAAACTCTTCACAGGTGGAGCTTCGTGATCGCCCTTTTTAGGCGGAGTGCGCAATATTCTGATAAATAAATAGATGGTAACTGCACTGACGATGCCAATGGACATTAGCCAGGTGATTAAAGCACTCGTATTCATACTTGATTTAAGCTTTTGATAATTTTAATCGTTTTTGGTAGGCCACATAGACCATGGCGCAAATAGAAAGGTAAAGTCCCAATAACAAAAGTCTGGATCCGTTTACATAGGTCAATTTAGTTCTGAGACCATCGGCTATGGTTTGATCGGTTGCTGAATCGATTTGTCTGTGAACGTCCTGGTTCATCAGATGCCCGATGATGGATCCGTCGGATAAAGGCCATCCGGCGCCAGCCGATAAACTTTCGAAAGCAGCTCCCCAGTCACCTCCTTCAGGTGAAATCAAAGAACCCACAAAGACAAAGAGCAAAAAGATCGTCGTAACGTATTTGATAATGAATTTGAAAACAGCCGGGATTTTCATATCAGCTCCCCGATTGATTTCTTCAAATCCCTTGTCGATTCCAAAAAACCAGGCGAACAAAATGATTTCTGCCAGTGCAAATACAACCAATGAAACTGTACCCGCCCAATAATCATATTCATCAAAAACACCTTCTGCAAAGAAAAATACGCAAGGCAGACCCAAAACAAATACGACCAAACCAAAAAACCAGGCAGAGGTCTCTCTTTTCCAATTAAATTCATCTTTTAAAAATCCCATAAATGGAGTTCCCATGGCCAGTGAAGAAGTAATGCCTGCAAAAAACAACAAACCAAACCAAAACAGACCACAGATCATGGCCAGGACTGTTCCCCATTGTTCAAACAAATATGGCAATACCCGAAAACCTAGACCAAGACCCCCGGATTGAGTAAGTTCGACCACTTTTTCAATACCCAGATACCCAACTGCAATCGGAATGATGATCGCTCCACCTAAAACGACTTCAACAAACTCATTCATCCAACCCGCAGACATTGCGTTGAGAGCAATGTCTTCATTTTTCTTCATATAGGAAGCGTAACAGTGAATCGATCCCATTCCCAAAGAAAGGGTAAAGAATATTTGACCAGCGGCCGCCAACCAAACTTTAGGATTCCAGATCGTACTAAAATCAGGAGTCCACAAGAAATTTAAACCGACCGTACCGTCATACAAGGCTCCCTGAGATCCCCCTTTAAGGGTAATGCCCATGATGGCCAAAAATACTCCAAAGAGAATCAATAAAGGCATTAGCACCTTTGCCACAATCTCAATCCCACCACTCAAACCCTTGGATAAAATCCAGGTATTCAATAATAAACAAATGATCCACCATACGATAGGAGCAGAAGATTCCAAACCCACATAACTATTAAAATAGGTAGAGACCTGTTCTGAACTCATGCCAGAAAAAGCACCGGTTATTGAACTCCAGGCATAATTAAGCGCCCAGGATTCCAAATAGCAATAGTAGGCAGCCACCGCGATGTTGGTAAAAATTCCGAAAACACCCAAATATTTCCAAAACTTCCTCTTGTCAAACGCATTGAAAATAAAAGGTGTACTATGATCGCCTTTTTGTCCTCCAAACCGCCCCATGGCCCATTCAACATAAAGCAATGGAATACCCATCAAAAGAAAACACACCAGATAAGGTATCATAAATGACCCTCCCCCATTCTGAATGGCTTGTACCGGGAATCTGAGGAAATTCCCCAATCCTACAGCATTTCCCGCCATCGCTAAAACCAAACCAACTCTTGTACCCCAAGATTCCTGCGCCTTTGTCATTATTTCAAAATTGAATATTCTTGTTTGCTTGAAAAAGTAAAAGTACAACTTTCAACTAATTTGACTTATTGTTATCCAAATAACTTGCAAATATTGCCCATTTGTAAAAATCCACCGCTGAAAAGCCAAATTGCAATTTATGATGTGTAATCATTGTCTAATCAATTAGATACCAATGATTAAGCCCTTATGAATGCAAACCCAATCTAAACCATCCGCCAGATCTTTCAAAATTGGACCATGCCCTGTTTTAAATCGACAATTTATCCACTATTTATGCTAAAATGCTAATAATCTGCAATTAACAAATTCTATAAATATTTAATATTTAATGTTTTGACAATAAAAAATAATAGCTCACAAGTCACGTGACTTCACGTATATTTGCGGAGTTTTTTTGAAAAATCACTTCAATATATGAAAGAGAAAGGAATTGTTAAGTGGGTCCTTATTGCCCTGTTGGCAGTGTGTGTTATCCAGCTGATGTACTATTTCCCCACCATGGGCATCGAGAGAGACGCCAATGATTATGCCGTGGCAAAACGAGAGGGAATTGCTGACGAAAATGAAGCCTATCAGGTTGAAAAACAAGCACGTATAGATTATCTTGACTCAATTTCTGATCAGACGGTCTTTAGTATTCCCTTACTGAAGGATTATTCTTACAATGACCTTAAAAAGCAGCAGCTAGCACTTGGTCTTGACTTAAAAGGTGGTTTGAGTACCATTCTTCAGATCGATTTGAGTGATTTTCTCATCTCTCTTTCTGGTAATAGCCAGGATCCTGCTTTTAAAACAGCACTTGAAGCGGCCAATGTCCGATTGAGAAATAGCCAGTCTGATTTTATTACCCTGTTTGCGGAAGAGTTTAAAAAAGCATCGCCAGACAGATCTCTGGCTTCTTTGTTTTCAAGGAGTGCCACCTTGAAAGACCGTGTCAACATCAATACCAGCGAAGCGGAAGTGACCCGAATCATCCGCGAAATGGCTGATCAAACGGTTAATCTCACTTTTGAAAGAATCAAGAAAAGGATTGACAAATTCGGTGCGATCCAGCCCAATATCTCTTTGGACAAGGCAAGAGACATGATCCTGGTGGAGTTGCCGGGTGTGGACAATCCTGAGAGAGCCAGAAAATTTCTTCAGGCTTCTGCAAAACTCGAGTTCTGGGATGTGTACCGCATTAGCGATCCTGGAATTTTTGAATCATTCGGCCTGGCTGACCGCAAGTTAAAAGCCATGAGCTCCGGTGATACCTCTGAGGTTTCTGCCCCAAAATTTAGACTGGTCAACCGATATGATTATACCAGAGACAGTCTGGGCAATGTACTCGATTCCACATTGGCCGGAGTAGATAGTATCCCCGAATCCCTGGATCCACTAGCAGATAAGGGACCTTTGTTCGCACTTTTTAGCCCCAACGGAGCATCCTCACAGGGTTTGAATTATGCACCGGCAGTGATGGGTGTGGTGGAAAAACCCAATCGCAACAAAGTCATGGAAATGCTGACAAAGCCTGAAATAAAATCTATGTTTCCTGCTGATTTGGAGTTTAGAGTAGCTGCAAAGCCTTCAAAAAATTACGAAACCAATGAGACCACCAATCAATATGAGATTTACGCCATCAAGAAAAGACTTGGCAGCGATGGGGCTACACTTGACGGAGAACGAGTCGTTCGGGCTTTTTCCCAACCCGATCAAGTGACAGGAAATACCGTGGTCTCCTTGGCCATGGACAGTCGCGGCGCCAAAATCTGGGGAGATATGACCACCCGGGCTGCCCAGGACAACAATCGGGAAATCGCCATCGCATTGGATGATGAGATTGTCTCCTGTCCAAGAGTCAATGAACCCATCCTTGGTGGTAGCAGCCAGATATCGGGCAATTTTACCATAGACGAAGCAAATGACCTGGCCAGCATTTTGCAGGTGGGTAAACTTCCCGCAAAGACCCGAATCATTCAGGAATCTTTGGTAGGCCCTACCTTGGGACAAGAGAACATTCAAAAATCACTATGGTCTATTATCGGGGGATTTAGCCTCGTATTATTGTTTATGGTGCTGTACTATCTGGGAGGTGGAATGGTCTCCATAGTTGCGCTTCTGCTCAATATCATCTTTCTTTTGGCCACCCTTGCATCTTTCGGTACTGTATTGACCCTTCCCGGTATTGCTGGTCTTGTATTGACCATGGGTATGGCGGTGGATGCCAATATTATTATCTATGAGAGAATCAAAGAGGAGCTTGCAGCCGGTAGAACTTATTTACAATCCATCGCGGAAGGTTTTAAAAACTCGATGTCCGCTATCATAGATACCAACGTTACTTCCATTTTATCTTCATTGGTCTTGTTTTATTATGGTATTGGCCCTGTTAAGGGATTTGCATTGGTATTGACCATTGGAGTGATCTTTTCAGTATTTACGGCTTACCTGGTCACCCGATTGATCATTGATTGGTGGTCTTCCAAAGGAAATGAAATTAAGTTTGCTTCCCCATTAACAGCCAGGGCATTTAAAAATGTCAATTTTGACTGGGTGGGAAAAAGAAAAGTAGCTTATTTTGTTTCCGGCACACTTTTACTCATCAGTATTGGATCATTTTTCACCAGAGGCTTCGAGTTGGGAGTCGAGTTTAAAGGAGGATATTCCATCAATGTCCAGTTTGATCAGGACATTAATGTAGAGCAAATGCGAAGCAGCCTCAACAAAGCTTTCAACGGCAATCCCATTGTCAAAAGTGTAGATACCAAAAATACCTACAACATCACCACCTCTTATCTAATCGATGATGTCAGTCCGGATGTAAACGTCAAAGTAAAAACCCAATTATTACAAGGCGTCAATGAAGCAATGGGTAAAACCATCAGTTATGAGGATTTTGACAAAAGTGACGGACAGGGTACCCATATCCTTTCCTACAGTCAGGTAGGACCTGTCATCGCAGATGACATCAAAAGCAGCTCCTTTAAAGCGATCATTCTTTCATTGCTGGTTATTTTTATCTACATTCTGATCCGATTTAGCAAATGGCAATACAGTGCAGGCGCTATCATTGCACTGGCACACGATACCATTATTGTGTTGGGTTGTTTTTCCCTGTTCCATGGAATTTTACCATTTGCCATGGAAATCGATCAGGCGCTGATTGCAGCACTTTTGACCGTCATCGGTTATTCCATGAATGACACAGTGATCGTTTTTGATCGTATCAAAGAATACCTCAGACTTGAAAGCAATAAATCTGAAAAAGAATTGATCAACGATGCCATTACTAGCACCTTATCCAGAACGGTAAACACCTCTTTGGTCACTTTACTAACCGTTGTAATCCTATTTCTATTTGGTGGTAGCAGCATCAAAGGATTTTCATTTGCCCTGGTGATGGGTATCATGATTGGAACTTATTCCTCCATTTTCGTAGCCACACCGGTCATGGTCGATTTGGCTTCGAATTTAAAAACCAAGGTCAAAAAAGTAACTCAAAAAATGACTAGCAAAGTGGCCAAAGTATAAATTCCATTTTGTGTTAAATAAAAAATCCGATGTAGATAAAATTTACATCGGATTTTTTTTTGCCGCACCAGAACCTTACAAACATAGCGTTTAAATAATCCGATAGATCTCCATGATGCTGTCAAGGATTTTTTCAAAATCAATATGCAGGTCTACTAATTTACCAGTGTGTACATCAAACACCCAACCATGCACCATCAAGCCTCTTTCCTTAAACGCTTGTTGGACCGAGGCCAATTTGAGTACATTGGTGCATTGTTCCAATACATTGAGTTCAATCAGTCTATTGTATTTTTTCTGTTCATCAACGATCTGAGTAAGTTCTTCTCTATGAATTCTGAAGACGTCTCGGATATTTCTCAACCAGGGATTCAACAAACCAAGGTCTGCGGATTGCATGGCTGCTTTCACCCCTCCGCAACCGTAGTGTCCGCAAACGACCACATGTTGAACCATTAAATGCCTCACTGCATAATTTATAACCGACTGAGCATTTAGATCTGTATTGACCACCATGTTTGCAATGTTGCGATGGACGAACACCTCTCCGGGGCCAAGACCCATCAATTCTTCTGCGGAAACCCTGCTATCCGAACAACCAATGTACAAAATGCTCGGATTTTGTCCTTTACCCAGCTCCTCAAAATAGCTCGAACTGATCTTTAATTTGTCGGCAATCCAGTTTTCGTTGTTTTTAAATATTTTTTCGATCAACTCCATATTTTATATTTATCTGTTCTTAAAAAAGTAAAATATTTTTTGGATCCTAGTTTCTGGTTATGTCTTTTAAAGCAGAATACAATTGGTCCTGAAAGAGCAAATGTCCACCTTCCAGTTTGCGTTCGATCAATTGATATTCAGAAAGTGCATGCAGCAATAATTCTTTCAACAATAATTCCTGCTTTCCAGCTTTGGTGAACAAACCTTCAAATCCTTTCACTTTTTCCAGTGATTTCTTGTAATCCTGATCGGAGGTGTAGGGTTCCAATTCTACAGAACCACCATTCTCAAACCATTGGACGATGTCCTGATATTTCTTTTTGTGTTCATTGTTGGTCTTCCTTTTGAGCAGATCAATGTCTTTAAAAAACTGAGACGAAATATTCTTTATCGCTTCTCCAATCAGTTTGATGGCGACAAACACCGCACCTTCCTGTTCCCCTTCATAGACCAATTCTACCTTGCCAACAATCGCAGGAATGGCTGCATACAGATCGCTTATTCTTGCGGATCCAGACTTGGAACCATTTCTCAATAGTCTTTGCACTACAGCGCTGTGAATGCTTTCATACGCTGAAATCGGCAACCTGGCAGAAACTCCGCTTTTTTCATCTAC
This window of the Saprospiraceae bacterium genome carries:
- a CDS encoding sodium-dependent transporter, whose product is MTKAQESWGTRVGLVLAMAGNAVGLGNFLRFPVQAIQNGGGSFMIPYLVCFLLMGIPLLYVEWAMGRFGGQKGDHSTPFIFNAFDKRKFWKYLGVFGIFTNIAVAAYYCYLESWALNYAWSSITGAFSGMSSEQVSTYFNSYVGLESSAPIVWWIICLLLNTWILSKGLSGGIEIVAKVLMPLLILFGVFLAIMGITLKGGSQGALYDGTVGLNFLWTPDFSTIWNPKVWLAAAGQIFFTLSLGMGSIHCYASYMKKNEDIALNAMSAGWMNEFVEVVLGGAIIIPIAVGYLGIEKVVELTQSGGLGLGFRVLPYLFEQWGTVLAMICGLFWFGLLFFAGITSSLAMGTPFMGFLKDEFNWKRETSAWFFGLVVFVLGLPCVFFFAEGVFDEYDYWAGTVSLVVFALAEIILFAWFFGIDKGFEEINRGADMKIPAVFKFIIKYVTTIFLLFVFVGSLISPEGGDWGAAFESLSAGAGWPLSDGSIIGHLMNQDVHRQIDSATDQTIADGLRTKLTYVNGSRLLLLGLYLSICAMVYVAYQKRLKLSKA
- the secDF gene encoding protein translocase subunit SecDF → MKEKGIVKWVLIALLAVCVIQLMYYFPTMGIERDANDYAVAKREGIADENEAYQVEKQARIDYLDSISDQTVFSIPLLKDYSYNDLKKQQLALGLDLKGGLSTILQIDLSDFLISLSGNSQDPAFKTALEAANVRLRNSQSDFITLFAEEFKKASPDRSLASLFSRSATLKDRVNINTSEAEVTRIIREMADQTVNLTFERIKKRIDKFGAIQPNISLDKARDMILVELPGVDNPERARKFLQASAKLEFWDVYRISDPGIFESFGLADRKLKAMSSGDTSEVSAPKFRLVNRYDYTRDSLGNVLDSTLAGVDSIPESLDPLADKGPLFALFSPNGASSQGLNYAPAVMGVVEKPNRNKVMEMLTKPEIKSMFPADLEFRVAAKPSKNYETNETTNQYEIYAIKKRLGSDGATLDGERVVRAFSQPDQVTGNTVVSLAMDSRGAKIWGDMTTRAAQDNNREIAIALDDEIVSCPRVNEPILGGSSQISGNFTIDEANDLASILQVGKLPAKTRIIQESLVGPTLGQENIQKSLWSIIGGFSLVLLFMVLYYLGGGMVSIVALLLNIIFLLATLASFGTVLTLPGIAGLVLTMGMAVDANIIIYERIKEELAAGRTYLQSIAEGFKNSMSAIIDTNVTSILSSLVLFYYGIGPVKGFALVLTIGVIFSVFTAYLVTRLIIDWWSSKGNEIKFASPLTARAFKNVNFDWVGKRKVAYFVSGTLLLISIGSFFTRGFELGVEFKGGYSINVQFDQDINVEQMRSSLNKAFNGNPIVKSVDTKNTYNITTSYLIDDVSPDVNVKVKTQLLQGVNEAMGKTISYEDFDKSDGQGTHILSYSQVGPVIADDIKSSSFKAIILSLLVIFIYILIRFSKWQYSAGAIIALAHDTIIVLGCFSLFHGILPFAMEIDQALIAALLTVIGYSMNDTVIVFDRIKEYLRLESNKSEKELINDAITSTLSRTVNTSLVTLLTVVILFLFGGSSIKGFSFALVMGIMIGTYSSIFVATPVMVDLASNLKTKVKKVTQKMTSKVAKV
- a CDS encoding carbonic anhydrase; its protein translation is MELIEKIFKNNENWIADKLKISSSYFEELGKGQNPSILYIGCSDSRVSAEELMGLGPGEVFVHRNIANMVVNTDLNAQSVINYAVRHLMVQHVVVCGHYGCGGVKAAMQSADLGLLNPWLRNIRDVFRIHREELTQIVDEQKKYNRLIELNVLEQCTNVLKLASVQQAFKERGLMVHGWVFDVHTGKLVDLHIDFEKILDSIMEIYRII